The following are from one region of the Coffea eugenioides isolate CCC68of chromosome 2, Ceug_1.0, whole genome shotgun sequence genome:
- the LOC113762970 gene encoding malate dehydrogenase, cytoplasmic-like: MEYLAAIEKSLFLLGCAYLSWKIIRYIWGLAKIKKEPIKVLVSGAAGQIGYALVPLIARGAMLGPDQPVIIHLLDIEPAVLSLKVVTMELTDAAFPLVKGIVSTTKAAEACKGVKIAIMVGGFPRKEGMERKDVMSRNVSIYKGQASALKRFAAPGCKVLVVANPANTNALILRHFASPSIPEKNISCLTRLDHNRALGQISERLKVHVGDVKNVIIWGNHSSTQYPDANHATVNTGKGWKPVREVVSDDQWLNTEFITTVQQRGAEIIKARKLSSALSAASAACDQIHDWVLGTPKGTWVSMGVCSDGSYGIPPGLIYSFPVTSKKGEWSIVQGLEIDAFSKAKMEASAKELIEEKELAYSCLN, encoded by the exons ATGGAGTATTTGGCAGCAATAGAGAAATCTctatttcttttgggttgtgCATACTTGTCATGGAAGATCATTAGATACATATGGGGCCTCgcgaaaataaaaaaggaaccTATAAAAGTTTTGGTATCTGGTGCTGCAG GCCAAATAGGTTATGCTCTGGTTCCATTGATTGCTAGAGGGGCCATGCTAGGTCCTGATCAGCCGGTGATCATACACTTGCTTGATATTGAACCAGCAGTTCTGTCCTTGAAGGTTGTAACCATGGAATTGACTGATGCAGCCTTTCCTCTTGTTAAAG GGATTGTTTCTACTACAAAAGCTGCTGAAGCTTGCAAAGGTGTTAAAATAGCAATCATGGTTGGTGGATTCCCACGAAAGGAAGGAATGGAGAGGAAGGATGTAATGTCCAGAAACGTATCGATTTATAAAGGACAGGCTTCGGCTTTAAAGCGGTTCGCTGCCCCAGGCTGCAAG GTGCTGGTGGTTGCAAATCCAGCCAACACCAATGCACTGATTTTGAGACATTTTGCATCACCTTCGATCCCGGAGAAAAACATCAGCTGCCTCACAAGACTTGATCACAACAGGGCTCTAGGTCAGATTTCAGAGAGGCTAAAAGTCCATGTTGGGGATGTAAAGAACGTGATCATTTGGGGGAATCATTCCTCAACTCAGTATCCAGACGCCAATCACGCGACTGTAAACACTGGCAAGGGGTGGAAGCCTGTGAGAGAAGTTGTGTCTGATGATCAATG GCTGAATACGGAGTTCATCACGACAGTGCAGCAGCGTGGAGCAGAAATCATTAAAGCCAGAAAGCTGTCCAGTGCGCTATCTGCCGCAAGCGCTGCTTGTGATCAGATCCATGACTGGGTTCTTGGAACTCCAAAG GGGACTTGGGTATCCATGGGAGTTTGCTCGGATGGATCTTATGGCATCCCACCTGGCCTAATATACTCTTTTCCCGTAACCTCTAAGAAAGGAGAATGGTCAATCGTGCAAG GTTTGGAGATTGATGCATTTTCGAAGGCAAAGATGGAAGCAAGTGCAAAAGAATTGATCGAGGAAAAAGAATTGGCATATTCGTGTCTCAATTGA
- the LOC113759686 gene encoding uncharacterized protein LOC113759686 has translation MDETMKQFQDGLIEVEIEADNFLLARHQLVENDRLRNGNREALTALRKRARTTKTSIPSPFESIMREIESRPLVKEICGTCGNHDGKENTWLMFPGTDVFAGIPFHAAHAILDKDQAGLDFEAKKLQSYIKEKSFWISEKGVLTDKISPGVLRSLVTLTDQTKDQEKE, from the exons ATGGATGAAACCATGAAGCAATTTCAGGATGGTCTGATTGAGGTTGAGATTGAAGCTGACAATTTTTTGTTAGCGCGACACCAA TTAGTTGAAAACGATAGATTGAGGAATGGCAACAGGGAAGCATTGACAGCACTAAGGAAAAGGGCTAGGACAACCAAAACAAGTATCCCTTCTCCTTTTGAGTCAATAATGAGGGAGATTGAATCAAGGCCATTGGTGAAAGAAATTTGTGGAACATGTGGTAACCATGATGGCAAAGAGAATACATGGTTGATGTTTCCAGGAACTGACGTTTTTGCTGGTATACCATTTCATGCTGCTCATGCCATTTTGGATAAAG ATCAAGCTGGGTTAGATTTTGAAGCTAAAAAACTTCAAAGTTACATCAAGGAGaagtccttctggatttctgaAAAAGGAGTTCTTACTGACAAGATCAGTCCGGGTGTTCTTAGGTCTCTTGTTACTCTAACAGATCAGACAAA GGATCAGGAAAAGGAGTAA